The following nucleotide sequence is from Komagataeibacter medellinensis NBRC 3288.
GTGGCCTGCGCGTTTGCCGGGCTGTGCTATGGCGAACTGGCGGGCATGATCCCGACTGCGGGCAGCGCGTATGTGTATGCCTATGCCGCGCTGGGCGAACTTGCGGGCTGGGTGATCGGGTGGGACCTGGTGCTGGAATACACTGTAGGCGCATCGGCCGTATCGGTCAGTTGGGCACGGTATATGCGCTCCCTGCTCGATGAGTGGGGCATCCACCTTGCTCCCCGACTCATGGCCTCCCCGTTCGAGGTGGTGGGCATGATTGATGGCAGACCCGTGCATGGCATCGCCAACCTGCCCGCCGTGTTCATCATCGTGGCGATCTCGATGCTGCTCATGCGCGGCATCGCGGGTTCGGCGCGCATGAACATGCTGGTCGTCATCATCAAGCTTACGGTCATCGCCGCCGTGATCGGCTTTGGCCTGCCATATATAAAGGTCGCGAACTACACGCCCTTCATCCCGCCCAATACCGGCACGTTCGGACAGTATGGCCTGTCTGGCATCCTGCGCGCGGCGGGCACGGTGTTCTTCGCCTATCTGGGGTTTGACGCGATCTCTACCGTCGCACAGGAGACCCGCAATCCCGGCCGTAACATGCCCATCGGCCTCATGGCCAGCCTGGCCATCTGCACGGCGGTGTATATCACGTTCTCCTTCGTGCTGACGGGTCTGGTCAATTACCACGCCATGATTGGCGATGCCGCCCCTGTGGCCACCGCCATCGACCAGACACCCTTTGGCTGGCTGAAGGCCGCAGTCAAGCTGGGCATCATATGCGGGTTCCTCTCGGTCATACTGGTCATGCTACTGGGGCAAAGCCGGATCTTCTTCGCCATGGCGCGTGACGGGCTGTTGCCGCCCCTGTTCTGTCGCACCCATGCCGGATGGGGTACCCCCGTGGGCTGTCACCTGTTCTTCATGGTGGTAACGGGCGTGCTGGCCGCGTTCCTGCCCATTGAACAGCTGGCGCACATGACATCGATCGGCACATTGCTGGCCTTTGTTATCGTGTGCGTGGGCGTCATCGTGCTACGCCAGCGCGAGCCTGAGCGGCCGCGCGTGTTTCGTGTGCCGGGGGGAGCCTTCATCCCGCTGGCCGGAATTGCAAGCTGCCTGGTCATGATGGTCTCGCTGGACGGGCTGACCTGGCTGCGACTGGTAGGCTGGCTTGCCATCGGCATGGTAATTTACGCAAAATATGGCATGCATCACAGTCGGCTGGCGACAAGACAGGGACAGGACATGCCTGCCATGCGGCCCACGCCCTGATGAAGGGCGGGTTACCGGATCATAATTTGGCATAGGGTGCCTGCGCAATCATAGTCGCCCCTTACCCTGTATGGAGTTGGATTGGATGAGTATCGGTCAATTTCCCCACGTAAGGCTACGGCGCAACCGCCGTGACCGCTTTACGCGCCGCCTCGTATGCGAAAACACACTTTCGACCGATAACCTGATCTGGCCGATTTTTGTAACAGAGGGAACCGGCTCGGTCACCGATGTGGCCTCCATGCCCGGCGTGCAGCGTGTCAGCCTTGACCGGCTAGCAGCCCATGTGGAACCGGCAGCACGGCTTGATATCCCGGCCGTGGCCCTGTTTCCCATCACGCCCCCCGGACTACGTGATGAAGCCGGAACCGAAGCCACCAACCCCGACAACCTGATGTGCCGCGCGGCAAGGCTGCTCAAGAAGGAATTCCCAGAAATTGGCCTGATTGGCGACGTGGCGCTGGATCCCTATACCAGCCACGGCCATGACGGACTGATCGAGGGTGATTACGTGGTCAATGACCCGTCCGTTGCCATCCTGTCCACACAGGCAGTGAACCAGGCTGCTGCCGGGATCGACATCATCGCCCCATCGGACATGATGGACGGACGCATTGGCGCCATCCGCACAGCCCTTGATGCGGGCGGTCTGGTCAATACCCGCATCATGTCCTACGCCGCCAAATACGCCAGCGCCTTCTACGGTCCCTTCCGCGATGCGCTAGGTTCAGGCGGCCTGCTGAAGGGGGACAAGAAAACCTACCAGATGGACCCCGCCAATAGCGACGAGGCACTGCGTGAAGTTGGCCAGGACCTGCTGGAAGGGGCCGACATGGTCATGGTCAAGCCTGGCATGCCGTATCTGGATGTGATCCAGCGCGTGCGACAGGAATTCTCGGTACCAACCTTCGCCTACCAGGTCTCGGGGGAATACGCGATGCTCATGGCCGCGATCCAGAATGGCTGGCTGGACCGTGACCGCGTGATCCTTGAAAGCCTCATGTCCTTCCGTCGTGCGGGTGCGAATGGGGTACTGACCTATTTCGCGCTTGATGCCGCCCGCCTGCTGCAGGCCTAAGGCCGTGCAAAAGCACATGGATGCGACTGGATAGTTGATGCCTGCAACCAGAGGAATATGATAACCGTATAGGACATGGGCAGTCCGTTTTTTCCATTTACGGGGCTGCCAGTTCCTGTTTCCCGGCTGGTGAGAGCGCATGACCTATACATCGCCACGGCATCCGCAACTGTTCTACACCACGGCCCCCCTGCCCTGCCCCTACCTGCCGGGACGGATGGAGCGCAAGGTGGTAACCGAAATTGGCGGCGCAGAAGCCGTTGCTTTCCATAACCGGCTGTCGCGCGCAGGTTTCCGCCGCAGCCATACCATTGCTTATGCCCCGGTCTGTGCAAGCTGCACCGCC
It contains:
- a CDS encoding amino acid permease, producing the protein MNVLTRHGLAHALLRRLPANAPADNAGLKRVLGLGSLIALGVGATIGAGLFSLTGIAAGSNAGPAVIISFALAAVACAFAGLCYGELAGMIPTAGSAYVYAYAALGELAGWVIGWDLVLEYTVGASAVSVSWARYMRSLLDEWGIHLAPRLMASPFEVVGMIDGRPVHGIANLPAVFIIVAISMLLMRGIAGSARMNMLVVIIKLTVIAAVIGFGLPYIKVANYTPFIPPNTGTFGQYGLSGILRAAGTVFFAYLGFDAISTVAQETRNPGRNMPIGLMASLAICTAVYITFSFVLTGLVNYHAMIGDAAPVATAIDQTPFGWLKAAVKLGIICGFLSVILVMLLGQSRIFFAMARDGLLPPLFCRTHAGWGTPVGCHLFFMVVTGVLAAFLPIEQLAHMTSIGTLLAFVIVCVGVIVLRQREPERPRVFRVPGGAFIPLAGIASCLVMMVSLDGLTWLRLVGWLAIGMVIYAKYGMHHSRLATRQGQDMPAMRPTP
- the hemB gene encoding porphobilinogen synthase: MSIGQFPHVRLRRNRRDRFTRRLVCENTLSTDNLIWPIFVTEGTGSVTDVASMPGVQRVSLDRLAAHVEPAARLDIPAVALFPITPPGLRDEAGTEATNPDNLMCRAARLLKKEFPEIGLIGDVALDPYTSHGHDGLIEGDYVVNDPSVAILSTQAVNQAAAGIDIIAPSDMMDGRIGAIRTALDAGGLVNTRIMSYAAKYASAFYGPFRDALGSGGLLKGDKKTYQMDPANSDEALREVGQDLLEGADMVMVKPGMPYLDVIQRVRQEFSVPTFAYQVSGEYAMLMAAIQNGWLDRDRVILESLMSFRRAGANGVLTYFALDAARLLQA